A genome region from Mesorhizobium sp. B2-1-8 includes the following:
- a CDS encoding acyl-CoA desaturase, protein MKTISTGRMISRQDSDARDGRVVWMPAKSIWVGAMTIVAIVFGPLTFSWSAFLLFVVTSAVTICAGHSVGMHRLLIHRSFKVHIWIEHALVYLGVLVGMAGPFGMIHAHDIRDWAQRQTACHDLHAHRRPFFIDAFWQMHCAVVLRDPPDFVIEPSIRNDRFYKFLERTWMLQQLPWAVLFLAVGGWSWVVWGIAVRVSVSLTGHWLVGHFAHRGGDQGWCVDGVAVQGYNLPRFGLVTFGESFHGNHHAFPESARLGLERGQIDLGWIFIRVLAGLGLAHGVKLPENTPRRKGLRRLRGREQGMAVVDRRLPAS, encoded by the coding sequence ATGAAGACCATATCCACGGGCAGAATGATTTCTCGACAAGACAGCGACGCACGCGATGGCAGGGTTGTCTGGATGCCGGCCAAGTCGATCTGGGTCGGCGCGATGACGATTGTCGCCATCGTGTTCGGACCGCTTACCTTCAGCTGGAGCGCCTTTCTCCTGTTCGTCGTCACGAGCGCGGTGACCATCTGCGCCGGGCATTCGGTCGGCATGCACCGGCTGCTCATCCATCGCTCCTTCAAGGTCCATATCTGGATCGAACACGCGCTGGTCTATCTCGGCGTGCTGGTCGGCATGGCCGGCCCTTTCGGGATGATCCATGCGCATGACATCCGTGACTGGGCACAGCGCCAGACGGCTTGCCACGACCTGCATGCGCACCGCCGGCCGTTTTTCATCGACGCTTTCTGGCAGATGCATTGCGCGGTCGTCTTGCGCGATCCGCCCGATTTCGTCATCGAGCCGTCGATCAGGAATGACCGGTTCTACAAATTCCTGGAACGCACATGGATGCTGCAGCAGCTGCCATGGGCCGTTCTGTTCTTGGCTGTCGGCGGCTGGAGCTGGGTCGTCTGGGGCATCGCGGTGCGTGTTTCGGTATCCCTCACCGGACATTGGCTGGTCGGCCATTTCGCGCATCGAGGCGGGGACCAGGGATGGTGCGTGGACGGCGTGGCGGTGCAGGGCTACAATCTGCCACGGTTCGGATTGGTCACGTTCGGCGAGAGTTTTCACGGCAATCATCACGCCTTTCCCGAATCGGCGCGGCTCGGCCTGGAGCGGGGGCAGATCGACCTTGGCTGGATCTTCATCCGGGTTCTTGCCGGCCTCGGTCTCGCTCACGGCGTAAAGCTGCCGGAGAATACGCCAAGGCGGAAGGGGTTGCGCCGGCTACGCGGCAGGGAGCAGGGCATGGCTGTCGTTGACAGGCGGTTGCCGGCTTCATGA
- a CDS encoding LysE family translocator → MSLDAFLALLVYAFVTSITPGPNNLMLLASGVNFGLVRSVPHLLGISIGFLVLLLAVGFGLGAVLTAFPTLHTGLKIAGAVYLLYLAWKIAMSRSLGGKGETDTRPMRFIDAAAFQWVNPKAWVMAITAMAVYTNPERPFLSVVLIGMAFTVVNLPSVSVWAGFGTALRGFLSDPMRLKWFNIAMGVLLAATLWPMLR, encoded by the coding sequence ATGTCACTCGATGCATTCCTCGCACTGCTCGTCTATGCCTTCGTGACGTCGATCACGCCGGGGCCGAACAACCTCATGCTGCTGGCCTCCGGCGTCAATTTCGGACTGGTCAGAAGCGTGCCGCACCTGCTCGGCATCAGCATCGGTTTTCTCGTCCTGTTGCTCGCCGTCGGCTTCGGGCTTGGCGCGGTGCTGACCGCGTTCCCGACGCTGCACACCGGGCTGAAGATAGCCGGCGCCGTCTATCTGCTCTACCTGGCCTGGAAGATCGCGATGTCACGCTCGCTTGGCGGCAAGGGTGAGACGGATACGCGGCCGATGCGCTTCATCGATGCGGCGGCTTTCCAATGGGTCAATCCCAAGGCCTGGGTGATGGCGATCACCGCGATGGCCGTCTACACCAATCCGGAGCGGCCGTTCCTGTCCGTCGTCCTGATTGGCATGGCTTTCACCGTGGTCAATCTTCCCAGCGTCTCGGTCTGGGCGGGATTCGGTACGGCGTTACGCGGTTTCCTGTCCGACCCGATGCGGCTGAAATGGTTCAACATAGCCATGGGCGTGCTGCTGGCGGCGACGCTTTGGCCAATGCTGCGGTAA
- a CDS encoding addiction module antidote protein has protein sequence MTIETTKWDASEFLDSEEEIFAYIEAAFEDGDPALITHALGNVARSRGMTSIAKDAGVTREALYKALSDKGDPKLSTLLGVMRALGLRLTAEAVPKDNHAEARLAG, from the coding sequence ATGACCATCGAAACCACCAAATGGGACGCTTCAGAATTCCTCGACAGCGAGGAGGAAATCTTCGCTTATATCGAAGCGGCCTTCGAAGACGGCGATCCCGCCCTTATCACCCATGCGCTCGGCAACGTGGCCAGATCTCGGGGCATGACATCCATTGCCAAAGACGCTGGCGTGACACGTGAGGCGCTGTACAAGGCTCTAAGCGACAAGGGCGATCCCAAACTTTCAACCCTGCTCGGCGTCATGAGGGCACTCGGGCTCAGATTGACGGCGGAGGCCGTACCAAAGGACAATCATGCCGAGGCACGCCTCGCAGGCTAG
- a CDS encoding efflux RND transporter periplasmic adaptor subunit, producing MRGKVILLLLAVACVGAAWLYLSPDALNKARQIIGAKQVAATDKPAADKPAGGKQSGGGGGARSASIVSATATTADFPIRRYAIGFVSSPAVVNINARVSSQIVSIDVKDGQMVKAGDLLFSLDDRALKAQLAKDQATLAKDQALLASSSSDLQRAKDLVAKQAGTQQTYDQAVAAQKAAAATVDADKATIDADNVQLGFATITAPIAGRLGAVNVAVGDLVTVSNGNSSTATPLVTITQMDPLQVNFNLPESDLALLHKALANPQQNAVTLTQSGDPTPIGKGTLDFVDSSVDTASGTIATRASIPNADLSLWPGQYVNVVLDAGVMPRMTSVPTVAVQPSQKGSFVYVVKPDNTVEMRPVQVALTEGQNSAISQGLKSGEKVVTEGQTRLKDGAAVHEGKATANAAPKVAEATNAGEAAQ from the coding sequence ATGCGTGGAAAAGTCATTCTATTATTGCTTGCGGTCGCATGTGTCGGCGCGGCCTGGCTCTATCTGTCGCCAGACGCGCTGAACAAGGCACGGCAGATCATCGGCGCAAAGCAGGTCGCCGCGACAGACAAGCCGGCGGCCGACAAGCCGGCAGGCGGCAAACAGTCCGGTGGCGGCGGTGGCGCCCGTTCGGCCTCGATCGTTTCGGCGACGGCAACGACGGCCGACTTTCCGATCCGCCGCTATGCCATCGGCTTCGTCTCCTCTCCGGCCGTGGTCAACATCAACGCGCGCGTCTCCAGCCAGATCGTGTCGATCGACGTCAAGGACGGGCAGATGGTGAAGGCAGGCGACCTCCTGTTCTCGCTCGACGACCGGGCGCTGAAGGCTCAACTCGCCAAGGACCAAGCAACACTTGCCAAGGACCAGGCGCTGCTCGCCAGTTCGAGTTCCGATCTTCAGCGCGCCAAGGACCTTGTCGCCAAACAGGCCGGTACGCAGCAGACTTACGATCAGGCCGTTGCCGCGCAGAAGGCGGCGGCGGCGACCGTCGATGCCGACAAGGCGACGATCGACGCGGACAATGTCCAGCTTGGCTTTGCCACCATCACCGCGCCGATCGCCGGCAGGCTGGGTGCCGTGAATGTCGCCGTCGGCGACCTCGTGACTGTCAGCAATGGCAACAGCAGCACGGCGACGCCGCTGGTGACCATCACCCAGATGGACCCGCTGCAGGTCAACTTCAATCTGCCGGAAAGCGACCTTGCGCTGCTGCACAAGGCGCTTGCCAATCCACAGCAGAACGCCGTGACGTTGACCCAAAGCGGCGACCCGACGCCGATCGGCAAGGGCACGCTCGATTTCGTCGATTCCAGCGTCGACACCGCGTCGGGCACAATCGCCACACGGGCAAGCATTCCCAATGCCGATCTTTCGCTATGGCCCGGCCAGTATGTGAACGTCGTGCTCGACGCCGGCGTCATGCCGCGGATGACCTCGGTTCCGACCGTCGCGGTCCAGCCCAGCCAGAAGGGGTCGTTCGTCTATGTGGTCAAGCCCGACAACACCGTCGAGATGCGGCCGGTGCAGGTGGCGCTGACCGAAGGCCAGAACAGCGCCATCAGCCAAGGGCTGAAAAGCGGTGAGAAGGTCGTCACCGAAGGCCAGACAAGGCTGAAGGACGGTGCGGCGGTGCATGAAGGCAAGGCCACGGCGAATGCCGCGCCCAAGGTGGCCGAGGCGACCAACGCCGGCGAGGCGGCCCAATGA
- a CDS encoding efflux RND transporter permease subunit — MISEFCIRRPVATLLMSFALILGGIFAYKFLPVAALPSAEFPVVNVSAQLPGASPETMATSVATPLIKQFATIAGIDSISTTNSLGQTSIAIQFVLNRDIDAAAADVQAAIARTQRQLPPEMTAPPSYRKVNPADAPILLMSLVSDTVPLTDLDAFAENVISPSLSTIDGVAQVSIYGQQKYAVRVQIDPTALAARGISIDQLQTAIASANSNTPLGVLQNNKQQLTITANTQLTNAAGFSNLIIATKNGHPVRLGEVTRVIDSVQTTTTASWYDGTRAIILAVQRQPDANTVDVVDKVKAMLPSFQDQMPAAASIKLLNDRSTSIRQAVNDVQFTLLLTIALVVMVIFVFLRRVTATIIPAVAVPISLIATLGAMFLFGFSIDNISLMGLTLAVGLVVDDAIVMLENIFRHMEEDGLSAFDAALKGAREIGFTIISISISLVAVFIPVLLMGGVIGRIFNEFAVVVTVAILASMFVSLTLTPMLCSRLLSVSKADREAHGGGHRHDLFTRSYDWILTFCLRHTFLVFLVFIGTAALSVWLIQISPKGFFPQEDIGQVSVTTIARQDISFDAMVKLQSQVADVFSHSPYVTHVAWSVGGGGSALNQGRLYVQLKDKSQRPDIEKVQADLRRQLSSVAGIETYMQPVQNLRLGSRSSASAYQLVVQGLDTAQADIWAQKMDDAMAADHATFTDVTSDLQNNALQATLVVDRDKAAQLGIDTDTLRSSLYGGFGTAQVSTIFGSADSYEVVMELDPQIEWSPERMLAIQVRTASGRLVPLGAFARVDRTAGALTVNQLGQLPAVTISYNLPQGVALGDSVTRINAIKEQIGMPKAISTTFAGTAKTFQDSLANQGLLIGGAILTIYIVLGILYESFIHPLTILTGLPSAVLGALVALRFAGMDLSVIAVIGILMLIGIVKKNGIMMVDVALELRREGMSATDSIHKACLMRFRPIMMTTLAALMGTFPIALGTGASAELRQPLGVAVVGGLLASQALTLFVTPVIYVYMENFSGWLVGLLPKRKGEMHLVEEGDQPSLFGTNDDIPAEPQKTAAE, encoded by the coding sequence ATGATTTCCGAATTCTGCATTCGCAGGCCCGTCGCAACGCTGCTGATGTCGTTCGCCCTCATTCTGGGCGGTATTTTCGCTTACAAGTTCCTGCCGGTGGCGGCACTGCCGAGCGCGGAGTTCCCGGTGGTCAACGTGTCGGCACAGCTGCCTGGTGCATCGCCGGAAACCATGGCCACATCCGTGGCGACGCCGCTGATCAAGCAGTTCGCGACCATCGCCGGCATCGATTCCATTTCGACCACCAACTCGCTCGGTCAGACTTCGATCGCCATCCAGTTCGTGCTCAACCGCGACATCGACGCGGCCGCGGCCGACGTCCAGGCGGCAATCGCGCGCACGCAGCGGCAACTGCCGCCGGAGATGACGGCCCCGCCCAGCTACCGCAAGGTCAATCCGGCCGACGCGCCGATCCTTTTGATGTCGCTGGTCAGCGATACGGTCCCGCTGACGGATCTCGATGCTTTCGCGGAAAATGTCATCTCGCCTTCGCTTTCGACGATCGATGGTGTGGCGCAGGTTTCGATCTATGGCCAGCAGAAATATGCGGTGCGTGTCCAGATTGATCCGACCGCGCTGGCGGCGCGCGGCATCTCGATCGACCAGTTGCAGACGGCGATCGCATCCGCCAACAGCAACACGCCGCTCGGCGTGCTGCAGAACAACAAGCAGCAGCTCACCATCACCGCCAACACCCAGCTCACCAACGCTGCCGGCTTCTCCAACCTCATCATCGCCACCAAGAACGGCCATCCCGTGCGGTTGGGGGAGGTGACACGTGTCATCGATTCGGTTCAGACCACCACGACGGCGAGCTGGTATGATGGCACCCGCGCCATCATCCTCGCAGTCCAGCGCCAGCCCGACGCCAACACGGTCGACGTGGTCGACAAGGTCAAGGCGATGCTGCCCTCGTTCCAGGATCAGATGCCGGCAGCTGCCTCGATCAAGCTTCTCAACGACCGCTCGACATCGATCCGCCAGGCCGTCAACGACGTGCAGTTCACGCTGCTTCTGACCATCGCGCTGGTGGTGATGGTGATCTTCGTGTTCCTGCGCCGTGTCACCGCGACGATCATTCCTGCGGTGGCGGTGCCGATTTCGCTGATCGCAACGCTCGGCGCGATGTTCCTGTTCGGCTTTTCCATCGACAATATCTCATTGATGGGCCTGACACTGGCGGTGGGGCTCGTCGTCGACGACGCCATCGTGATGCTCGAGAACATCTTCCGTCACATGGAAGAGGATGGGCTGTCAGCGTTCGACGCGGCGCTGAAAGGCGCGCGCGAGATCGGTTTCACCATCATCTCGATCTCGATCTCGCTGGTGGCTGTGTTCATTCCCGTGCTTCTGATGGGCGGTGTGATCGGGCGCATCTTCAACGAATTCGCCGTCGTGGTGACCGTCGCGATCCTGGCGTCGATGTTCGTGTCGCTGACGCTGACGCCCATGCTTTGTTCGCGGCTGCTGTCTGTCAGCAAGGCCGACCGTGAGGCACATGGCGGTGGCCACAGGCATGATCTTTTCACACGCAGCTATGACTGGATTTTGACCTTCTGCCTGCGGCACACCTTCCTAGTGTTTCTGGTCTTCATCGGAACGGCTGCACTGTCGGTATGGCTGATCCAGATTTCTCCAAAAGGCTTTTTCCCACAAGAGGATATCGGCCAAGTGTCGGTGACGACGATTGCCCGGCAGGACATTTCCTTCGACGCCATGGTCAAACTGCAGAGCCAGGTTGCCGATGTCTTCTCGCATTCCCCATACGTAACACATGTGGCCTGGTCAGTCGGCGGTGGGGGCAGCGCCCTCAATCAGGGCCGTCTCTATGTGCAGCTCAAGGATAAGAGCCAGCGCCCCGACATCGAGAAGGTGCAGGCCGATCTGAGGCGGCAGCTTTCCAGTGTGGCCGGTATCGAAACTTACATGCAGCCGGTGCAGAACCTCAGGCTCGGTTCGCGTTCCTCCGCCAGCGCTTATCAGCTTGTCGTGCAAGGCCTCGATACGGCGCAGGCCGATATCTGGGCGCAGAAGATGGACGACGCCATGGCGGCGGACCACGCGACCTTCACCGACGTCACCAGCGATCTGCAGAACAATGCGCTGCAGGCAACGCTGGTGGTCGACCGTGACAAGGCCGCCCAACTCGGCATCGACACCGATACGCTGCGTTCAAGTCTCTATGGCGGTTTCGGCACCGCACAGGTCTCGACGATCTTCGGTTCGGCCGACAGCTACGAGGTCGTCATGGAGCTCGATCCGCAAATCGAATGGTCGCCGGAGCGGATGCTGGCCATTCAGGTCAGGACGGCGAGCGGCAGGTTGGTGCCGCTTGGCGCCTTCGCCCGGGTCGATCGCACGGCTGGAGCTTTGACCGTCAACCAACTCGGTCAGCTCCCGGCGGTGACGATCTCCTACAATCTGCCGCAAGGCGTGGCGCTCGGCGACAGCGTGACGCGCATCAACGCGATCAAAGAGCAGATCGGCATGCCGAAGGCGATCTCGACCACTTTTGCCGGCACGGCCAAGACCTTCCAGGATTCACTTGCCAACCAGGGCCTGCTGATCGGCGGCGCGATCCTGACCATCTATATCGTGCTCGGCATCCTCTATGAGAGCTTCATCCACCCGCTCACCATTCTCACGGGCCTGCCATCGGCGGTGTTGGGAGCGCTCGTTGCGCTGCGCTTCGCCGGCATGGACCTGTCGGTCATCGCGGTGATCGGCATCCTGATGCTGATCGGCATCGTCAAGAAGAACGGCATCATGATGGTCGACGTCGCGCTCGAACTGCGACGAGAAGGCATGTCGGCCACGGACTCCATCCACAAGGCCTGCCTGATGCGGTTCAGGCCGATCATGATGACGACGCTGGCGGCACTGATGGGCACGTTTCCGATCGCGCTCGGTACCGGCGCCAGCGCGGAACTTCGCCAGCCGCTGGGCGTAGCCGTCGTCGGCGGCCTGCTCGCCTCGCAGGCGCTGACGCTGTTCGTGACGCCGGTGATCTACGTCTATATGGAGAACTTCTCCGGCTGGCTCGTCGGTCTCTTGCCAAAGCGCAAGGGTGAGATGCATCTGGTCGAAGAAGGCGATCAGCCTTCGCTGTTCGGCACCAATGACGACATCCCGGCTGAGCCGCAGAAGACGGCCGCCGAGTAG
- the nthA gene encoding nitrile hydratase subunit alpha has protein sequence MSHDHDHDNELDPFAARVRALETILTRKGLIDPAAIDVIVDTYETKIGPRNGARVVAKAWSDPAFAEWLKRDATAAIESLGYSGRQGEHMQAVFNTGDTHNLVVCTLCSCYPWSVLGLPPVWYKAPPYRSRAVIDPRGVLEEFGLVLPAGTKIRVCDSTAELRYLVVPMRPERTEGWSEERLAELVSRDAMIGTALARQPA, from the coding sequence ATGTCCCACGATCATGACCATGACAACGAACTCGATCCGTTTGCCGCCCGGGTGCGGGCGCTCGAAACCATCCTGACCCGCAAGGGGCTGATCGATCCGGCCGCGATCGACGTCATCGTCGATACCTACGAGACGAAAATCGGCCCGCGCAACGGCGCCAGGGTGGTGGCCAAGGCGTGGAGCGATCCCGCCTTTGCCGAGTGGCTGAAGCGCGATGCGACGGCGGCGATCGAATCGCTGGGCTATAGCGGGCGCCAAGGCGAGCACATGCAGGCGGTTTTCAACACCGGGGATACCCACAACCTCGTCGTCTGCACGCTGTGCTCCTGCTATCCCTGGTCGGTGCTTGGCTTGCCGCCGGTGTGGTACAAGGCGCCGCCCTACCGGTCGCGGGCGGTGATCGATCCGCGCGGCGTGCTCGAGGAATTCGGGCTGGTGCTGCCGGCCGGGACGAAGATACGCGTCTGCGATTCGACGGCGGAACTGCGCTATCTCGTCGTGCCGATGCGGCCCGAGCGCACCGAAGGCTGGAGCGAGGAGCGGCTGGCCGAACTGGTCAGCCGCGATGCGATGATCGGCACCGCTCTGGCGAGGCAACCGGCATGA
- the nthB gene encoding nitrile hydratase subunit beta, whose amino-acid sequence MNGPQDLGGQMGFGPISPEKDEPYFHAEWERRALGVTLCAGGMGAWNIDESRHARESLHPADYYGSSYYQIWIKALETLLKRHGFVSERDLRAGEAIDPAATPKRVLKAENVPAVLAKGGPCDRPVETAPRFKAGDSVRTKNINPTGHTRLPRYARDKQGTIEAVRDGFVFPDSNAHGQGENPQWVYTVVFDGTEIWGESADPTLTVSIDAWESYLEPV is encoded by the coding sequence ATGAACGGGCCGCAGGATCTCGGCGGACAGATGGGATTCGGCCCGATCTCGCCCGAAAAGGATGAACCCTATTTCCATGCGGAATGGGAGAGGCGGGCGCTCGGCGTGACGCTCTGCGCCGGCGGCATGGGGGCCTGGAACATCGACGAGAGCCGGCACGCGCGGGAATCGCTGCATCCGGCCGACTATTATGGCTCGAGCTACTATCAAATCTGGATCAAGGCGCTGGAGACCCTGCTCAAGCGGCACGGCTTCGTCAGCGAGCGCGACCTCAGGGCAGGCGAGGCGATCGATCCGGCGGCGACCCCGAAACGGGTGCTGAAGGCCGAGAATGTGCCGGCCGTTCTGGCCAAGGGCGGTCCTTGTGACCGGCCGGTCGAGACAGCGCCGCGCTTCAAGGCCGGTGATTCGGTGCGAACCAAAAACATCAACCCGACCGGTCATACCAGGCTGCCGCGTTATGCGCGGGACAAGCAGGGCACGATCGAGGCGGTGCGCGACGGCTTCGTCTTTCCCGACAGCAACGCGCATGGGCAGGGCGAGAATCCGCAGTGGGTCTATACCGTGGTTTTCGATGGCACGGAAATCTGGGGCGAGAGCGCCGACCCGACACTGACCGTCTCAATCGACGCCTGGGAGAGTTATCTTGAGCCGGTCTGA
- a CDS encoding nitrile hydratase accessory protein: MSRSEAKKGPAASLPAGLDAPVFAEPWQAEAFAMTVALHDKGLFSWGEWADALSAEVKKPGAAADGHDYYEHWLAALEGLLASKALAAKPDVDSMAQAWERAAHATPHGKPILLENDPRAAS; encoded by the coding sequence TTGAGCCGGTCTGAGGCGAAGAAGGGGCCCGCCGCCAGTTTGCCCGCTGGCCTCGACGCACCGGTTTTCGCCGAGCCATGGCAGGCCGAAGCGTTCGCCATGACGGTGGCGCTGCACGACAAGGGCCTGTTTTCGTGGGGCGAGTGGGCGGATGCCCTGTCGGCCGAGGTGAAGAAGCCAGGTGCCGCGGCGGACGGCCATGATTATTACGAGCATTGGCTGGCGGCGCTGGAAGGGCTGCTTGCCTCCAAGGCGCTGGCCGCCAAGCCCGATGTCGATTCGATGGCGCAGGCCTGGGAGCGCGCCGCGCATGCCACGCCACATGGCAAGCCGATCCTGCTGGAGAACGATCCGCGCGCTGCCAGCTGA
- a CDS encoding ATP-dependent DNA helicase, with protein sequence MEFSPQQDEALQAVARWLKTGKPQLFRLFGYAGTGKTTLARYFAEHVDGQVQFAAFTGKAAQVLRSKGAVNARTIHSLIYRPKGEESVADEVTGKTSMSPTFSLNRQSPISRAKLVVIDECSMVDEQLGRDLMSFGTPILVLGDPGQLPPISGGGFFTDHEPDFLLTEIHRQARDNPILRLALDVREGREFMRGDYGTAQVIGKEDVNQELVLRADQVLVGTNRTRRRYNQRLRELKGFNADYPQAGDKLVCLRNDPAKGLLNGSLWKVMTASRETVKPGINLLVSPEEDDPDRGVAKIKLLKAAFEDPDAEIPWQQKKRFDDFDYGYALTVHKAQGSQWNEIVLFDESWAFKETRQRWLYTAITRAAERLTIVR encoded by the coding sequence ATGGAATTTTCACCCCAACAAGATGAGGCGCTGCAGGCGGTCGCCCGCTGGCTGAAGACCGGCAAGCCGCAGTTGTTCCGGCTTTTCGGCTATGCCGGGACCGGAAAGACGACGCTGGCGCGCTATTTTGCCGAGCATGTCGACGGCCAGGTGCAGTTCGCCGCCTTCACCGGCAAGGCGGCGCAAGTGCTGCGCTCCAAGGGCGCGGTCAACGCCCGCACCATCCATTCGCTCATTTACCGGCCCAAGGGCGAGGAATCGGTAGCCGACGAGGTGACCGGCAAGACCTCGATGTCGCCGACCTTTTCGCTCAACCGGCAGAGCCCGATCTCGCGCGCGAAACTGGTCGTCATCGACGAATGCTCGATGGTCGACGAGCAGCTTGGCCGCGACCTGATGAGTTTCGGAACGCCGATCCTGGTGCTGGGCGATCCCGGCCAGTTGCCGCCGATCTCGGGCGGCGGCTTCTTCACCGATCACGAGCCCGACTTCTTGCTGACCGAAATCCACCGGCAGGCGCGCGACAATCCGATCCTGCGGCTGGCGCTCGACGTGCGCGAGGGCCGCGAATTCATGCGCGGCGACTATGGCACCGCGCAGGTGATCGGCAAGGAAGACGTCAACCAGGAACTGGTGCTGAGGGCCGACCAGGTGCTGGTCGGCACCAACCGCACGCGGCGGCGCTACAACCAGCGCCTGCGCGAACTGAAAGGCTTCAATGCCGATTACCCACAAGCGGGCGACAAGCTGGTGTGCCTGCGCAACGATCCGGCCAAAGGCCTGCTCAACGGCTCGCTGTGGAAGGTGATGACGGCGTCGCGCGAGACGGTGAAGCCCGGCATCAACCTTCTGGTTTCGCCCGAAGAGGACGATCCGGATCGCGGCGTCGCCAAGATCAAGCTGCTCAAGGCGGCGTTCGAGGATCCGGACGCCGAAATCCCCTGGCAGCAGAAAAAGCGCTTCGACGATTTCGACTATGGCTATGCGCTGACGGTGCACAAGGCACAGGGCTCGCAGTGGAACGAGATCGTGCTGTTCGACGAAAGCTGGGCCTTCAAGGAAACGCGCCAGCGCTGGCTTTACACGGCCATCACCCGGGCCGCAGAACGACTGACCATCGTCAGATAG
- a CDS encoding STAS/SEC14 domain-containing protein, translating to MNFLQSVPAIRRIDTSRDDLFAIDVVGHVSAADAENLFGLLEAAYLLHQRIDVAVRIIDHEGVDWADISDETIKKGAVQALEHIGRCAAIGAPDWTSNARRALPDSSPVEFRYFKLEDEAAAWEWLGAQPTSEEATPAPEKQ from the coding sequence TTGAATTTCCTCCAATCCGTGCCGGCGATTCGCCGCATCGACACCAGCCGCGACGACCTCTTTGCCATCGATGTGGTCGGCCATGTCTCGGCTGCGGATGCCGAGAACCTGTTCGGCCTGCTGGAGGCGGCCTATTTGCTCCATCAGAGAATCGACGTGGCCGTGCGCATAATCGATCACGAGGGCGTCGACTGGGCGGATATCTCCGATGAGACCATCAAGAAGGGTGCCGTCCAGGCATTGGAACATATTGGCCGTTGCGCGGCGATCGGCGCCCCTGACTGGACGTCGAACGCGCGACGCGCCTTGCCCGATTCGTCGCCCGTCGAATTCAGGTATTTCAAGCTCGAGGACGAAGCTGCTGCCTGGGAATGGCTCGGCGCGCAGCCGACGAGTGAGGAGGCCACACCCGCTCCAGAAAAACAATGA
- a CDS encoding pyridoxine 5'-phosphate synthase has protein sequence MPAKLSVNLNAIAMLRNRRDLPWPSVIGVGRLALAAGAHGLTVHPRPDERHTRHSDLPEIRALIDDEFPQAEFNIEGYPSEDFLALVEKHQPEQVTLVPDDPAQATSDHGWNFVADAAFLTPIVKRLKKGGFRVSLFSDADPAGIGAARDTGADRIELYTGPYGSYHSDFAKAAKELERLGRTADAAFAAGLQVNAGHDLTVANLPDLARRIPALAEVSIGHGLTADALEYGMAGTVGRFLSACGW, from the coding sequence ATGCCCGCCAAGCTTTCTGTCAACCTCAACGCCATCGCCATGCTGCGTAACCGGCGCGACCTGCCATGGCCAAGCGTGATCGGTGTCGGCCGCCTTGCCCTTGCCGCCGGAGCGCATGGGCTGACGGTGCATCCGCGCCCCGACGAACGTCACACCCGGCATTCCGACCTGCCCGAGATCAGGGCGCTGATCGACGATGAGTTCCCGCAGGCGGAATTCAATATCGAGGGCTACCCAAGCGAGGATTTCCTGGCGCTCGTGGAAAAGCACCAGCCCGAACAGGTGACGCTGGTGCCTGACGATCCCGCGCAGGCAACCTCCGACCATGGCTGGAACTTCGTTGCCGATGCGGCGTTCCTGACGCCGATCGTCAAGCGTCTGAAGAAGGGCGGTTTCAGGGTCTCGCTGTTTTCCGACGCGGATCCCGCCGGCATAGGGGCCGCGCGCGACACGGGCGCCGATCGTATCGAACTCTATACCGGCCCCTATGGCAGCTACCATTCCGATTTCGCTAAAGCGGCCAAGGAATTGGAAAGGTTGGGGAGAACCGCTGACGCGGCATTTGCCGCCGGCCTCCAGGTCAATGCCGGGCACGATCTGACGGTGGCCAATCTGCCTGATCTGGCAAGGCGCATTCCGGCATTGGCCGAAGTGTCGATCGGACATGGGTTGACAGCCGACGCGTTGGAGTATGGCATGGCCGGCACAGTGGGTCGGTTTCTCAGCGCTTGCGGCTGGTAG